Proteins encoded by one window of Sus scrofa isolate TJ Tabasco breed Duroc chromosome 12, Sscrofa11.1, whole genome shotgun sequence:
- the GIP gene encoding gastric inhibitory polypeptide isoform X1, translating to MVAMKTFCLLLVSLLLAVALGEKEEGHSRFHTKASGSQPRGPRYAEGTFISDYSIAMDKIRQQDFVNWLLAQKGKKSDWKHNITQREARALELAHQSNRKEEAREPQGSLPQNPGDDDVLKDVLTRELLAWLVEQLELCRLRFP from the exons ATGGTGGCCATGAAGACCTTCTGTCTGCTGCTGGTGTCCCTGCTCCTGGCAGTGGCGctaggagaaaaggaagagggtcACTCCAG atTCCACACTAAGGCCAGCGGCTCCCAGCCTCGTGGCCCCAGGTACGCCGAGGGGACTTTTATCAGTGACTACAGTATTGCCATGGACAAGATCCGCCAACAAGACTTTGTGAACTGGCTGCTAGcacagaaggggaagaagagcGA CTGGAAACACAACATCACCCAGAGGGAGGCCCGGGCCCTAGAGCTGGCCCATCAGTCTAACAGGAAGGAGGAGGCGAGGGAGCCGCAGGG CTCCCTCCCCCAGAACCCCGGTGATGATGATGTGCTAAAGGATGTACTGACTCGAGAGCTGCTGGCCTGGCTGGTGGAGCAGTTGGAGCTCTGCAGACTCCG GTTTCCGTGA
- the GIP gene encoding gastric inhibitory polypeptide isoform X2 gives MVAMKTFCLLLVSLLLAVALGEKEEGHSRFHTKASGSQPRGPRYAEGTFISDYSIAMDKIRQQDFVNWLLAQKGKKSDWKHNITQREARALELAHQSNRKEEAREPQGSLPQNPGDDDVLKDVLTRELLAWLVEQLELCRLR, from the exons ATGGTGGCCATGAAGACCTTCTGTCTGCTGCTGGTGTCCCTGCTCCTGGCAGTGGCGctaggagaaaaggaagagggtcACTCCAG atTCCACACTAAGGCCAGCGGCTCCCAGCCTCGTGGCCCCAGGTACGCCGAGGGGACTTTTATCAGTGACTACAGTATTGCCATGGACAAGATCCGCCAACAAGACTTTGTGAACTGGCTGCTAGcacagaaggggaagaagagcGA CTGGAAACACAACATCACCCAGAGGGAGGCCCGGGCCCTAGAGCTGGCCCATCAGTCTAACAGGAAGGAGGAGGCGAGGGAGCCGCAGGG CTCCCTCCCCCAGAACCCCGGTGATGATGATGTGCTAAAGGATGTACTGACTCGAGAGCTGCTGGCCTGGCTGGTGGAGCAGTTGGAGCTCTGCAGACTCCGGTAA
- the GIP gene encoding gastric inhibitory polypeptide precursor (The RefSeq protein has 1 substitution compared to this genomic sequence) yields the protein MVAMKTFCLLLVSLLLAVALGEKEEGHSRFHTKASGSQPRGPRYAEGTFISDYSIAMDKIRQQDFVNWLLAQKGKKSDWKHNITQREARALELAHQSNRKEEAREPQGSLPQNPGDDDVLKDVLTRELLAWMVEQLELCRLRFP from the exons ATGGTGGCCATGAAGACCTTCTGTCTGCTGCTGGTGTCCCTGCTCCTGGCAGTGGCGctaggagaaaaggaagagggtcACTCCAG atTCCACACTAAGGCCAGCGGCTCCCAGCCTCGTGGCCCCAGGTACGCCGAGGGGACTTTTATCAGTGACTACAGTATTGCCATGGACAAGATCCGCCAACAAGACTTTGTGAACTGGCTGCTAGcacagaaggggaagaagagcGA CTGGAAACACAACATCACCCAGAGGGAGGCCCGGGCCCTAGAGCTGGCCCATCAGTCTAACAGGAAGGAGGAGGCGAGGGAGCCGCAGGG CTCCCTCCCCCAGAACCCCGGTGATGATGATGTGCTAAAGGATGTACTGACTCGAGAGCTGCTGGCCTGGCTGGTGGAGCAGTTGGAGCTCTGCAGACTCCG GTTTCCGTGA